In Rutidosis leptorrhynchoides isolate AG116_Rl617_1_P2 chromosome 2, CSIRO_AGI_Rlap_v1, whole genome shotgun sequence, one genomic interval encodes:
- the LOC139890745 gene encoding probable ATP-dependent DNA helicase CHR12 yields the protein MYPEKQLFDWGMMRLTRSAYGVNNAFDVDSDNHLKKKRDAERLTKLEEEEKYRLETKKRKFFVEILNAIRELQLQMQASQKRRKQRNDSVQAWHGRQRQRATRQEKLRFQALKSDDQEAYMKMVEESKNERLTMLLGKTNDLLVRLGAAVQRQKDTEHDGIEPLNGPLAAKQDKSATMIVDPLADVDDDLVETTPDDGGKTSDLLEGQRQYNSVIHSIQEKVTEQPSILQGGELRPYQLEGLQWMLSLFNNNLNGILADEMGLGKTIQTISLIAYLMENKGVTGPHLIVAPKAVLPNWINEFSAWAPSIGAYLYDGRLEERKAMREELSDGKFSVLITHYDLIMRDKAFLKKIHWYYMVVDEGHRLKNSESVLAKTLVSGYQIRRRLLLSGTPIQNSLQELWALLNFLLPTIFNSVENFEEWFNAPFVDKCDVSITDEEELLIIRRLHQVIRPFILRRKKDEVEKYLPQKIQVILKCDMSAWQKVYYQQVTDVGRVGMDTGTGKSKSLQNLSMQLRKCCNHPYLFMGDYNIRQKEEIVRASGKFELLDRLLPKLHRAGHRVLLFSQMTKLMDILEVYLQLHGFKFLRLDGSTKTEERGTLLKEFNAPDSPYFMFLLSTRAGGLGLNLQTADTVIMFDSDWNPQMDQQAEDRAHRIGQKKEVRVFVLVNVGSIEEVILERAKQKMGIDAKVIQAGLFNTTSTAQDRREMLKEVMRRGTSSLGTDTPSEREINRLTARSDEEFWLFEKMDEERRQKERYRSRLMEDHEVPNWAYTKPDNPKDMRGKGFDYETANLSGKRRRKEIVYSDTLGEYQWMKVVEDGDQNLVSPIENRIKEQSLSFNMHNIVEDDVIEVKSVSEGTILRGSGSSLKRSRSRSPKTEHLVVDDDITVGGDLPRWKAHKKRTILRYVG from the exons ATGTATCCTGAAAAGCAACTCTTTGATTGGGGTATGATGCGCCTGACTCGTTCTGCATATGGTGTAAATAATGCTTTTGATGTTGATTCAGACAATCATCTGAAGAAGAAACGAGATGCTGAG AGGCTAACAAAATTAGAGGAAGAAGAAAAGTACCGGCTAGAAACTAAGAAGAGAAAATTCTTTGTAGAAATACTTAATGCGATACGGGAACTCCAGTTGCAAATGCAGGCCTCTCAAAAACGTCGAAAACAACGTAATGATAGTGTTCAG GCATGGCATGGAAGGCAAAGGCAACGTGCGACTAGGCAAGAGAAATTGAGGTTCCAAGCTTTAAAGTCAGATGATCAAGAAGCTTACATGAAAATGGTTGAGGAAAGTAAGAATGAAAGGCTAACAATGCTTTTAGGAAAAACAAATGATCTTCTTGTTCGTTTAGGTGCTGCTGTTCAGCGCCAAAAAGACACTGAACATGATGGCATTGAACCTTTGAATGGTCCATTAGCTGCCAAACAAGACAAATCTGCTACAATGATTGTGGACCCACTTGCTGACGTGGATGATGATTTAGTTGAGACCACGCCTGATGATGGAGGAAAGACATCCGACTTACTTGAAGGTCAACGACAGTATAATTCTGTCATCCATTCAATTCAGGAGAAG GTAACTGAGCAACCATCAATACTTCAAGGTGGAGAATTAAGACCTTATCAGTTGGAAGGACTTCAATGGATGTTGTCATTATTCAATAATAATCTTAATGGAATATTGGCTGATGAAATGGGACTAGGAAAGACTATTCAAACCATATCATTGATAGCATATCTCATGGAAAACAAAGGTGTCACTGGCCCCCACCTAATCGTGGCACCAAAAGCTGTGCTACCAAATTGGATCAATGAATTTTCAGCATGGGCTCCAAG TATTGGTGCTTATCTATATGATGGCCGACTTGAGGAGAGAAAGGCAATGAGAGAAGAATTATCAGATGGGAAATTTAGTGTGCTGATCACTCATTATGATCTTATAATGAGAGACAAagcatttttaaaaaaaattcattgGTACTACATGGTTGTTGATGAAGGACATCGGTTAAAGAATTCAGAATCTGTGCTTGCAAAGACTCTTGTCTCCGG GTACCAAATTCGAAGGAGACTTCTGTTATCTGGCACTCCAATACAGAATAGTTTACAAGAACTGTGGGCCCTACTTAATTTTCTCCTTCCCACCATTTTTAATTCAGTTGAGAATTTTGAGGAGTGGTTTAATGCACCATTTGTAGATAAATGTGATGTTTCCATAACAGATGAAGAAGAACTATTGATCATTCGTCGCTTACACCAG GTTATAAGGCCGTTTATTTTGAGAAGGAAGAAAGATGAGGTGGAAAAGTACCTTCCTCAGAAAATACAGGTCATACTAAAATGTGACATGTCAGCATGGCAGAAAGTATATTACCAGCAAGTCACTGATGTTGGGAGGGTTGGAATGGATACTG GAACGGGTAAATCTAAAAGTCTACAGAACCTCTCGATGCAGCTCAGAAAATGTTGTAACCATCCTTACCTATTTATGGGTGATTATAATATTCGGCAAAAGGAAGAAATTGTCAGAGCTTCAGGAAAATTCGAGCTACTAGATCGATTATTACCAAAACTTCACAGAGCAGGGCATAGAGTCCTTCTCTTTTCTCAAATGACTAAACTAATGGACATTCTTGAAGTTTATCTCCAACTTCATGGATTTAAATTTCTTAGGCTTGACGGATCAACAAAGACCGAAGAACGAGGCACTTTGTTAAAGGAATTTAATGCTCCCGATTCTCCTTATTTTATGTTTCTTTTGAGTACACGTGCAGGAGGTCTTGGTCTTAATTTGCAGACAGCTGATACTGTGATTATGTTTGATAGTGATTGGAATCCGCAGATGGATCAGCAAGCAGAGGATCGCGCACATCGTATTGGTCAGAAAAAGGAGGTTAGGGTGTTTGTTTTGGTTAATGTTGGCTCGATTGAAGAGGTGATATTGGAGCGGGCCAAGCAGAAAATGGGCATTGATGCTAAAGTCATACAGGCTGGACTGTTCAATACAACTTCCACCG CTCAAGATAGGAGAGAGATGTTGAAAGAGGTGATGCGTAGAGGTACGAGTTCACTTGGAACGGATACACCAAGTGAGAGAGAAATCAACCGTTTAACAGCCCGATCAGATGAAGAGTTTTGGCTTTTTGAGAAGATGGATGAAGAAAGAAGACAAAAAGAGAGATACAGATCCCGTCTTATGGAAGATCACGAGGTACCCAATTGGGCTTATACTAAACCCGACAACCCAAAAGACATGAGGGGTAAAGGGTTTGACTATGAAACCGCGAATCTATCTGGAAAAAGGCGTAGAAAAGAGATAGTGTATTCTGATACACTTGGCGAATATCAGTGGATGAAAGTTGTTGAAGATGGAGATCAAAACTTAGTATCTCCTATTGAAAATAGAATAAAGGAACAATCTTTAAGTTTTAATATGCATAACATTGTGGAAGATGATGTTATAGAAGTGAAAAGTGTAAGCGAGGGAACAATTTTACGTGGGTCAGGGTCATCACTAAAAAGGTCAAGGTCAAGGTCCCCGAAGACTGAGCATCTTGTTGTAGATGATGACATCACTGTTGGTGGAGACTTACCAAGATGGAAAGCACATAAGAAGCGAACAATCCTACGCTACGTTGGGTAA
- the LOC139887801 gene encoding 2-hydroxyisoflavanone dehydratase-like — MVLDQQEKLTRDLLPFLRVHEDGTVERLYSPQLVPPAIDTKTGVRSKDIIISPNVSARIYLPSYQTNHNRPILVYFHGGGFCIESAFSTLGHQFSNTISSQANALVVSVEYRLAPEHPLPAAYDDSWTALQWVASHSTKDHNQAKVENYEPWLTQHGDFDHLYIGGSSSGANISHHMALRAGLERLQGGVKIHGMFLSHPYFLGSEPVGSEPDLATRESTMYYYGWKFINPGLINPFDNPWVHPLANSAPSLAGLGCKKLLVFVSSEDELRYRGVHYYESVKTSGYQGDLSLYEVQGEGHAFYFIKPESENAKNMFKHLAAFLQD; from the coding sequence ATGGTTTTAGACCAACAAGAAAAGTTAACACGTGATCTTTTACCCTTTCTTAGAGTCCACGAAGATGGCACGGTGGAACGACTCTATAGTCCACAATTAGTTCCACCGGCTATAGACACCAAAACTGGCGTGCGGTCCAAAGACATCATCATCTCCCCAAATGTGTCAGCACGAATCTACTTACCTAGTTACCAAACAAACCATAACCGTCCCATTTTGGTCTACTTTCATGGTGGGGGATTTTGCATAGAATCCGCTTTCTCGACACTTGGTCACCAATTTAGCAATACCATATCATCTCAAGCGAATGCTCTTGTAGTTTCAGTCGAATATCGGTTAGCTCCTGAACACCCTCTCCCAGCTGCCTACGATGATTCATGGACCGCTTTACAATGGGTTGCTTCACACTCTACCAAAGACCACAATCAAGCTAAAGTAGAAAACTACGAACCATGGCTAACTCAACATGGAGACTTTGACCATCTTTATATAGGTGGATCAAGTTCAGGAGCAAATATATCTCACCATATGGCCCTACGAGCCGGTTTAGAGAGGTTACAAGGTGGGGTCAAGATTCATGGAATGTTTCTATCACACCCGTATTTTTTGGGCTCTGAACCAGTTGGTTCAGAGCCAGATTTAGCTACTCGTGAATCGACTATGTATTACTACGGTTGGAAGTTCATTAACCCTGGATTAATAAACCCTTTTGATAATCCATGGGTTCATCCATTAGCAAATAGTGCACCTTCTTTAGCAGGACTCGGTTGTAAGAAGTTGCTCGTTTTTGTTTCGTCTGAGGACGAGCTAAGATACAGAGGAGTTCATTACTACGAATCTGTTAAAACGAGTGGATACCAAGGGGATTTATCGTTATATGAAGTGCAAGGAGAAGGCCATGCATTTTATTTCATCAAACCTGAAAGTGAAAATGCGAAGAACATGTTCAAACATTTGGCTGCATTTCTTCAAGATTAA